In Planctomycetota bacterium, the genomic stretch GCGGTCCGCGATTGGATCGCGAAAAAGGAGGCGGCCTCGACTCGCGACTCGTGAAAAAGGGTCGAGCCGCCGGCTGCAACCGACGGCTCGACGAGATTCACCCACCACCCGGCTAGGAGGCAGCATGAACAGCCGCCAGTTTTACCGACGCGCGTCGGATTCTCCAATCCCGTTGGCACTCTCCGCGAGGCAGGCCGCGGACGCTCTCGGCGTCTCGGTCTCGACAATCGAGCGACTCACGCGGTCTGGAGAGTTACCGAGCGTAAAACTCGGCTCCTGTCGACGTTATCGCGTCGAGGCGATCGAGGCGCTCCTCCGCTCCCGCGAGACCGCGGTCGGAGGCGACGCATGAGCAACGCCAAGAGGATCCTCGACCGCCTGACCGGCGTGAAGGAGACAAAGTCCGGATGGTCGGCACGCTGTCCGGCTCACGAGGACGGCCAGGCCTCGCTCTCGGTCGCCGAAGGCGACGCCGGCCGCGTGCTCCTCAAATGCCACGCGGGATGCAGCTACAAGGCGATAGTCTCCGCGATCGGCCTCTCCGAGAAGGAGCTCTTCGACGAGCCGCCAGCGGACGCGAAGCGAGCCAAGAGCACGAAGGCCGCGACGTCGAAGGCGGAGAAGAAGGCCGGCAAGGCCTACGGCTCCGCTCTCGCGGCGCAGAAGGCCTACGAGCGGAAGTTTGGGAAGCCGGCGACGGTCCACCGCTACCTCGACGAGAACGGAGTCCACGTCGGTAGCGTCATCCGCTGGCAACGCTCCCCGACCGACAAGGTAATCCGGCCGGTCAGTCTGCACGCGGACGGCTGGCGGCTGGAGCAAATGCCGGAGTCGCGGCCGATCCTCTACCGGCAGGCGATCGTGGAGACGGCCGGGACGGTGTACGTCGTCGAGGGAGAGAAGAGCGCCGACGCCGCGAAAGGTCTCGGCCTCCTCGCGACGACAAGCTCCGGAGGTGCGAACGCCGCGAGGTTTACCGGCTGGTCTCTGCTGGCCGGTCGCAACGTCGTGATCCTTCCCGACGCCGACAAGGCCGGTCGACAATACGCCGCCGACGTGGCCGAGATACTCCTCGGCCTCGATCCGCCGGCCACGGTGCGGATCGTTGATCTCGGTCCCGACCGAGACGACGGCTCCGACGTGGCGGATCTCATCGAGCCAACGCGGTGTCTCGGAGAGCCTCTCCGCCAGCATATCGAGCGGCTGGCCGCCGAGACGGAGCCACTCACGCCGAAGGCCGAGACGCCGAAGGCCAACGACGACAAGCCGCTCGCGGCCAGGCCGACGACGGCTCCGACCGAAGGCTATCGGCCGTTCCCCGTCGACGCGCTGCCGGAGCCGATCGCGACCTTCGTTCGTGAGATCGCGGCCGCGGTCGACTGCGATCCCGCGAGCGCGGGAGTCCCGATTCTTCCGGTCCTCGCGTCCGCAATCGGCAC encodes the following:
- a CDS encoding helix-turn-helix domain-containing protein; the encoded protein is MNSRQFYRRASDSPIPLALSARQAADALGVSVSTIERLTRSGELPSVKLGSCRRYRVEAIEALLRSRETAVGGDA